In the Harmonia axyridis chromosome 3, icHarAxyr1.1, whole genome shotgun sequence genome, one interval contains:
- the LOC123676582 gene encoding syndetin: MEELKNKILGLINKQAPKIPSMGFSDANYHFNEVSTLSINSKTVSEANRPADQDILESIEAAYFSLDESYDISRFELGKLPETLECDQIQRDFNTLKQQHQVVSKKVLQLILEHQTSCNDEFQHVLEVLQKVKDTLDFCRKSRRELNIVKREYQESLLVMANYRKRKLAQNLLNNLKMIKNLNNFDKRLHVLLNEGDYVGAIFELQRCQKIAYKYRHFTCVAALTYKLQETMENTDSQLDKALAQTCLHFNEEYFSKLQEAFKLLDKSQSSVIDNLHVHYITAIYHQSFNVVQSYVSSPDVLISSDTTEKNPYKILCQSVPQDLFIPCLVDLCKVLFKIVLSYHQLVGWYNNQDNDYITENNSPEPEQQLERKKLEHNLIKIWDDVQRKVSSLLLNVDLGRYKFDQFVQVLSVIHRLIQVGDEFCMSKSDELLESIRKQSINYFKNYHSARLDELRIFFENEMWELCPVKSSFSILKLQEFKSLRSLLKNFKFRSQLSTQIVIPHSSASNDCCSSTHSQDGSSIYGNYFIRHSDHGTPFDSGLDETVIDEDILADENDASGYFSEESEDESEEIKKDSEDENSKNVPKEKKDKNAHRAPILTNTTLSVLRQMGKYLQMSRLLRPISYKIIMCMNELFYYYLYAVHTFFASDLTISSNSLYTSQLHTTLKKISDNMILHTLNETGIEDDRVMKPCLSPIVDLTKSEQLHGLSERIVAVESLVYLASQYQALQEFMEYLIPQSNKYMLDQFFQQDVACAVDLRKPVYMAVCSQAFDLRQILIMMSKINWEVRDVMSQHNSYVDILLREVQNFTIRLEKIAFKIPIPSCVYKSLWENVAHIITHTLVQGFAEAKKCSNGGRALMQLDFTQFLSKFEKMASLKPVPHKSYVENYVKAYYLPEHELEKWIKEHNEYSTKHFHGLISCVCQNNKKTRQRLIQMIEEMEKNHFSER, translated from the exons atggaggaattgaagaataaaatcttGGGTCTTATCAATAAACAG GCTCCTAAAATACCATCTATGGGATTTTCCGATGCAAATTACCACTTCAACGAAGTTTCAACATTATCAATTAACAGTAAAACAGTATCAGAAGCAAATAGGCCTGCTGATCAAGACATTTTAGAAAGTATAGAAGCAGCCTATTTTTCCTTAGACGAAAGCTACGATATCTCTAGATTTGAATTAGGA AAATTGCCAGAAACTCTTGAATGTGATCAAATTCAAAGAGATTTCAACACATTAAAGCAACAACATCAAGTTGTTTCTAAGAAAGTTCTTCAACTGATCCTAGAACACCAAACCTCTTGTAATGATGAATTCCAACATGTGCTTGAAGTCCTACAAAAAGTTAAGGATACTTTAGATTTTTGTAGAAAAAGTAGAAGAGAATTAAATATCGTTAAAAGGGAATATCAGGAGTCTCTATTGGTTATGGCTAATTATAGAAAGAGGAAATTAGCACAAAATTTACTGAATAATctgaaaatgatcaaaaatctA AATAATTTTGATAAAAGACTCCATGTACTTCTTAATGAAGGTGATTATGTTGGTGCGATTTTTGAATTACAAAGGTGTCAGAAAATTGCTTATAAATATAGACACTTTACTTGTGTTGCTGCTTTAACATATAAATTACAAGAAACTATGGAAAATACTGATAGCCAGCTTGATAAAGCTCTAGCACAA ACTTGCCTGCATTtcaatgaagaatatttttcaaaacttcaaGAAGCTTTCAAACTGTTGGATAAATCTCAGTCTTCAGTAATAGACAATTTGCATGTACACTATATTACTGCTATTTACCACCAATCTTTTAATGTTGTTCAGTCATATGTCAGTAGTCCTGATGTGCTTATATCCAGTGATACTACTGAAAAAAATCCATATAAAATTTTATGCCAG TCCGTACCACAAGATCTGTTCATTCCGTGCTTGGTAGATCTGTGTAAAGTTCTCTTCAAAATAGTTCTGAGCTACCATCAACTTGTTGGTTGGTACAACAATCAAGACAATGACTACATAACTGAAAACAACAGTCCAGAACCAGAACAGCAATTGGAgaggaaaaaacttgaacatAACCTGATAAAAATCTGGGATGATGTACAGAGAAAGGTCTCCAGCCTGCTACTCAATGTAGATCTTGGCAGATACAAGTTTGATCAGTTTGTTCAAGTCTTAAGTGTGATCCACAG GTTGATACAAGTGGGGGATGAATTTTGCATGAGCAAATCTGATGAATTACTTGAGTCCATAAGAAAGCAGagcataaattatttcaaaaattatcactCTGCCAGGTTGGATGAGCTAAGGATATTCTTCGAGAACGAAATGTGGGAACTTTGCCCAGTTAAATCTTCATTCAGCATCCTCAAACTCCAG GAGTTCAAATCTCTACGTTCCCTACTCAAAAACTTCAAGTTCAGGTCCCAGCTTAGCACTCAAATCGTGATTCCACATTCATCAGCATCAAATGATTGCTGTTCATCAACTCATTCCCAAGATGGCAGCAGTATATATGGAAACTACTTCATACGCCACAGTGATCATGGTACTCCTTTCGATTCTGGCTTAGACGAGACAGTAATTGATGAGGATATTTTAGCAGATGAAAATGACGCAAGTGGTTATTTCTCTGAAGAAAGCGAAGACGAATCAGAAGAGATTAAAAAAGACTCCGAAGACGAGAACTCTAA GAACGTACCAAAAGAAAAGAAAGACAAAAACGCTCATAGGGCTCCCATTTTGACAAATACGACACTCTCAGTACTGCGACAGATGGGAAAATATTTACAAATGTCAAGATTGCTTCGGCCTATCTCTTATAAGATTATAATGTGCATGAATGAACTATTCTATTACTATTTGTATGCTGTACATACCTTCTTTGCTTCAGATCTG ACCATATCTAGCAACTCCCTATATACCTCTCAACTTCACACTACCCttaaaaaaatatcagataATATGATCTTACACACCCTAAATGAAACAGGTATTGAAGACGACAGGGTCATGAAACCATGTCTATCTcctattgttgatttaacaaaatCTGAACAACTACATGGGTTATCTGAAAGGATAGTGGCAGTAGAAAGTTTGGTCTATTTGGCATCTCAGTATCAAGCTCTACAAGAGTTTATGGAGTATTTAATACCTCAGTCAAACAAGTATATGCTGGACCAGTTTTTCCAACAG GATGTGGCTTGCGCTGTGGATCTGCGAAAACCTGTTTATATGGCTGTTTGTTCTCAAGCTTTTGATCTTAgacaaatattaataatgatgtCCAAAATTAATTGGGAAGTGAGGGACGTGATGTCGCAGCACAATAGCTATGTAGATATTTTGTTGAGA GAAGTTCAAAATTTTACCATAAGGCTTGAAAAGATAGCCTTTAAAATCCCTATACCTAGCTGTGTGTATAAATCTCTTTGGGAAAATGTGGCTCACATCATAACTCATACTCTGGTACAAGG GTTTGCTGAGGCAAAAAAGTGCTCGAATGGTGGAAGGGCTTTGATGCAATTGGATTTCACTCAGTTTCTctcgaagtttgaaaagatGGCTAGTCTTAAACCTGTTCCTCATAAATCTTATGTGGAGAATTATGTCAAGGCTTATTATTTACCTGAACATGAATTAGAAAAATGGATTAAGGAACATAAT GAGTATTCAACAAAACATTTCCATGGCCTCATCTCTTGTGTTTGTCAAAACAATAAGAAGACGAGACAAAGACTGATTCAAATGATTGAAGAAATGGAAAAGAACCACTTTTCAGAAAGATAG
- the LOC123676584 gene encoding tRNA (adenine(58)-N(1))-methyltransferase non-catalytic subunit trm6, translating into MEETIKVGDYVIVQRQNYTKLHKLKAHGTMQLGSFIIEMDNIVGEKYFDTFQIKNVPNTKRNYTLEKIEDASLINSNLTVEQSGNDNRNIKADDNNQVMSSEEINKLKDEELSSNNIVEKLISNSKTFSVKTEFSQEKYIKKKAKKYFEYVEIRRPNIRLLAQMFYRQDPSKILGIRIDDLSQILTYSNIQSEGTHILYDSGTSGLMSAALMETIGANTSGKLIHMHPGNECQKVAFLAMEFPEEQSKRCINVNLYSVLRHCHQGKSESDKEDCDTEMNDIVENNEKMETEASVEPDPKRRKVYKPTWQVENEEACQLLKEGVHSIVITAKEHPVNIVDALEPFLLPSRNLVVFSTTREPLQELYFHLKSKNFLAVRLTTNFMRNYQVLPERTHPEVNMTYGGYLLTAVKVTH; encoded by the coding sequence ATGGAAGAAACGATAAAAGTAGGGGATTATGTCATTGTTCAAAGGCAAAATTACACGAAATTGCATAAATTGAAAGCACATGGAACTATGCAACTTGGTAGCTTCATAATAGAAATGGATAACATCGTaggagaaaaatatttcgatacctttcaaatcaaaaatgtgCCAAATACGAAAAGGAACTATACTTTAGAAAAAATTGAGGATGCATCcctaatcaattcaaatttaacaGTTGAACAGTCAGGTAATGATAACCGGAACATCAAGGCTGATGACAATAATCAAGTTATGTCTAGtgaagaaattaataaattgaaagATGAAGAGTTGTCCTCAAACAATATAGTGGAAAAATTGATATCAAATTCGAAAACGTTCAGTGTGAAAACTGAATTCAGTCAAGAGAAATATATTAAGAAAAAAGCcaagaaatattttgaatatgtgGAGATACGTCGACCAAATATAAGACTCTTAGCTCAAATGTTTTACAGACAGGACCCATCAAAAATTCTAGGTATAAGAATAGACGATTTATCCCAAATACTGACATACTCTAATATTCAATCTGAAGGAACTCATATTTTGTATGATAGTGGAACATCCGGTCTTATGTCGGCAGCTTTAATGGAAACTATAGGAGCAAACACTAGTGGTAAACTTATTCATATGCATCCAGGCAATGAATGTCAAAAAGTTGCATTTCTTGCTATGGAATTTCCAGAAGAACAATCAAAAAGATGTATTAATGTTAATTTATATTCTGTGTTGAGACATTGCCACCAAGGTAAGTCAGAAAGTGACAAAGAGGACTGTGATACAGAAATGAATGATATcgtggaaaataatgaaaaaatggagaCAGAGGCATCGGTTGAACCAGATCCGAAAAGAAGAAAAGTGTATAAACCAACTTGGCAGgttgaaaatgaagaagcaTGCCAACTTCTAAAAGAAGGTGTTCATTCTATAGTTATAACTGCAAAAGAACATCCAGTTAATATTGTGGATGCTTTAGAACCTTTTCTTTTACCAAGTCGAAACTTGGTAGTATTTTCTACAACAAGGGAACCTTTACAAGAACTTTACTTTCATctgaaaagtaaaaattttTTAGCAGTTAGGTTAACTACAAATTTTATGAGAAACTATCAAGTTTTACCAGAACGGACTCATCCTGAAGTCAATATGACTTATGGAGGTTATTTGTTAACAGCTGTAAAAGTTAcacattga